One Sinorhizobium mexicanum genomic region harbors:
- a CDS encoding K+/H+ antiporter subunit F, which produces MTELAITWSVLLSQVMLGVAMGCALYRIARGPRAQDRILALDTLYINAMLMLLSFGIRSANTIYFETALIIALIGFVSSIAFAKFLMRGEVIE; this is translated from the coding sequence ATGACTGAGCTTGCGATCACCTGGTCAGTGCTCCTCTCCCAGGTCATGCTCGGCGTGGCGATGGGCTGCGCACTTTATCGCATCGCCAGGGGGCCACGCGCGCAGGACAGGATCCTCGCGCTCGATACGCTCTACATCAACGCGATGCTGATGCTGCTCTCCTTCGGCATTCGCAGTGCGAACACGATCTATTTCGAGACCGCATTGATCATAGCGCTGATCGGCTTCGTCTCTTCGATCGCCTTCGCCAAATTCCTGATGCGCGGCGAGGTGATCGAATGA
- a CDS encoding precorrin-2 C(20)-methyltransferase, whose translation MSAVEMGRLIGVGTGPGDPELLTVKAVRALGEADVVAYFAKAGRNGNGRAVVEGLLKPGLVELPLYYPVTTEIDKDDCAYKSQITDFYNASAEAVAAHLIAGRTVAVLSEGDPLFYGSYMHLHVRLAGRFPVEVIPGITAMSGCWSLAGLPLVQGDDVLSVLPGTMGEGELQRRLADTEAAVIMKVGRNLPKIRRALAAAGRLDAAVYVERGTMKDSAMIPLGEKPDDAAPYFSLVLVPGWTDRPREDRR comes from the coding sequence GTGAGCGCGGTCGAGATGGGCAGATTGATCGGCGTCGGCACCGGTCCGGGTGATCCCGAGCTCCTGACGGTGAAGGCGGTGCGGGCGCTCGGCGAGGCGGATGTCGTCGCTTATTTCGCCAAGGCGGGGCGCAACGGCAATGGTCGTGCGGTGGTCGAGGGCTTGCTGAAGCCGGGCCTCGTCGAGCTGCCGCTCTACTATCCGGTGACGACCGAGATCGACAAGGACGACTGCGCCTACAAGAGCCAGATCACCGATTTCTACAATGCCTCCGCCGAGGCTGTTGCGGCGCATCTTATCGCCGGGCGCACGGTCGCCGTGCTCAGCGAAGGCGACCCGCTCTTCTATGGGTCCTACATGCACCTGCATGTGCGGCTCGCCGGCCGCTTCCCGGTCGAAGTCATTCCGGGCATCACCGCCATGTCCGGCTGCTGGTCGCTGGCAGGACTGCCGCTCGTCCAGGGCGATGATGTCCTTTCGGTTCTGCCCGGGACGATGGGCGAGGGCGAGCTTCAGCGCCGGCTTGCCGATACCGAGGCCGCAGTGATCATGAAGGTCGGCCGCAACCTGCCGAAAATCCGCCGGGCGCTTGCCGCCGCCGGCAGGCTCGACGCAGCCGTTTATGTCGAACGCGGCACGATGAAGGATTCCGCGATGATCCCGCTTGGCGAGAAGCCCGACGACGCGGCACCCTATTTCTCACTGGTGCTCGTCCCGGGATGGACGGACCGGCCCCGGGAGGACAGGCGATGA
- the cbiE gene encoding precorrin-6y C5,15-methyltransferase (decarboxylating) subunit CbiE, with translation MSNSASAIVAPWLVIIGIGEDGVAGLGDEAKRLIATAPVVFGGARHIELAASLITGECQAWQNPFEKSVEAIVARRGSPVVVLASGDPFLFGVGATLARRIDAIEMRTLPAPSSFSLAASRLGWALQDVATVSLHGRPLDLIRPHLQPGARILALTSDACGPKALSALLCDSGFGQSRLSVLEALGGERERISRQIASSFALEDLHSLNVCAIEVVADATARVLPLAAGLDDALFEHDGQITKREVRALTLSALAPRKGELLWDIGAGSGSIAIEWMLADPAMRAIAIEASPERAARIGRNAARFGVPGLAVIEGGAPEALRGLASPDVIFIGGGGSEPGVMDSAIAALRPGGRLVANAVTTEMEAVLIAQHARLGGSLIRIDIARASPVGTMTGWRPAMPVTQWSWVKAE, from the coding sequence ATGTCGAACAGCGCTTCGGCCATCGTCGCCCCCTGGTTGGTGATCATCGGTATCGGTGAGGATGGTGTAGCGGGTCTCGGCGACGAGGCCAAGCGGCTGATTGCGACTGCGCCGGTCGTCTTCGGCGGAGCCCGGCATATCGAGCTTGCGGCCTCCCTGATAACGGGCGAGTGCCAAGCCTGGCAGAACCCCTTTGAAAAATCGGTCGAGGCGATCGTTGCAAGGCGGGGCAGCCCCGTCGTCGTGCTCGCTTCCGGCGATCCCTTCCTCTTCGGCGTCGGCGCCACGCTTGCCCGCCGGATCGATGCCATCGAAATGCGCACCCTTCCTGCACCATCGTCCTTCAGCCTAGCGGCGTCACGGCTCGGCTGGGCATTGCAGGACGTGGCGACGGTTTCGCTGCACGGGCGCCCGCTCGATCTCATCCGGCCGCATCTGCAGCCAGGCGCCCGTATTTTGGCGCTGACTTCGGATGCATGTGGTCCGAAGGCGCTCTCCGCGCTGCTTTGCGATAGCGGATTCGGTCAATCCCGACTTAGCGTTTTGGAAGCGCTGGGTGGCGAACGCGAACGTATCTCGCGGCAGATCGCATCGAGCTTCGCCCTCGAAGACCTGCATTCCTTGAACGTCTGCGCGATTGAAGTCGTTGCCGACGCGACCGCGCGGGTGTTGCCGCTCGCCGCCGGTCTCGACGATGCCCTGTTCGAGCATGACGGCCAGATCACCAAGCGTGAGGTCCGTGCCTTGACGCTGTCGGCGCTGGCTCCGCGCAAGGGCGAGTTGTTGTGGGATATCGGCGCCGGTTCCGGCTCCATCGCCATCGAATGGATGCTGGCGGACCCGGCGATGCGCGCTATCGCCATCGAGGCCTCGCCCGAGCGTGCCGCGCGTATCGGGCGCAATGCGGCGCGCTTCGGTGTGCCCGGGCTGGCGGTGATCGAAGGCGGAGCGCCGGAGGCGCTTCGTGGCCTTGCGTCGCCCGACGTGATCTTCATCGGCGGTGGCGGCAGCGAGCCCGGTGTGATGGACAGCGCGATCGCTGCGCTTCGCCCTGGCGGACGACTGGTGGCGAATGCGGTGACGACGGAAATGGAGGCCGTTCTCATCGCGCAGCATGCCCGGCTTGGCGGCTCGCTGATCCGGATCGATATCGCTCGGGCCTCACCGGTCGGAACGATGACCGGCTGGCGACCGGCGATGCCGGTCACCCAATGGTCCTGGGTCAAGGCGGAATAA
- the modA gene encoding molybdate ABC transporter substrate-binding protein yields the protein MQRGRRHWLKGLVLVLGMALTATAPGPAQAAEKVTVFAAASLKNALDAINAEWTKQSGGQATASYAASSALAKQIEQGAPADVFISADLAWMDYLADKKLIKTDTRSNLLGNRLVLVSAKPDSTAVDIKPGFDLAALIGDARLAMGAVDSVPAGKYGKAALEKLGIWPAVEQKVAGAESVRAALLLVSRGEAPYGIVYQTDAVADPGVKVVGTFPEDSHPPITYPIAITADSKSADAAAYIAFVRSAKAAALFEAQGFTVLK from the coding sequence ATGCAGAGGGGAAGAAGACACTGGCTCAAGGGACTGGTGCTGGTCTTGGGCATGGCCCTGACGGCCACGGCACCCGGTCCAGCGCAAGCGGCTGAAAAGGTAACCGTTTTCGCGGCGGCGAGCCTGAAGAACGCGCTCGACGCGATCAACGCCGAGTGGACCAAGCAAAGCGGTGGGCAAGCGACCGCTTCCTACGCCGCAAGCTCGGCCCTTGCGAAGCAGATCGAACAAGGCGCGCCCGCAGACGTCTTCATCTCTGCCGACCTTGCCTGGATGGACTACCTCGCCGACAAGAAGCTGATCAAAACAGACACGCGCTCTAACCTGCTCGGCAACCGCCTCGTCCTCGTTTCCGCAAAGCCGGATTCGACAGCCGTCGATATCAAACCCGGTTTTGATCTCGCTGCTCTCATCGGCGACGCCCGCCTGGCGATGGGCGCCGTCGACTCGGTTCCGGCCGGCAAATACGGCAAGGCGGCACTGGAGAAGCTCGGGATCTGGCCGGCGGTCGAACAGAAGGTGGCGGGCGCGGAAAGCGTGCGGGCGGCACTTCTCCTGGTGTCGCGTGGCGAGGCGCCCTATGGCATCGTCTACCAGACCGATGCGGTCGCCGATCCGGGCGTCAAGGTGGTGGGCACGTTCCCGGAGGACAGTCATCCGCCGATCACCTACCCGATTGCTATTACGGCCGACAGCAAGAGTGCCGACGCGGCCGCCTACATCGCGTTTGTCAGGTCGGCCAAGGCGGCAGCGCTCTTTGAGGCGCAGGGCTTCACGGTGCTCAAATAA
- a CDS encoding precorrin-3B C(17)-methyltransferase, with protein MTGKLFIVGTGPGNPAQMTPETREAISAATEFFGYGPYLDRLDLRADQHRIASDNREELDRAQAALVRAAAGADVCVVSGGDPGIFAMAAAVCEAIDNGPAEWRKVDLVITPGVTAMLAVAARIGAPLGHDFCAMSLSDNLKPWEVITKRLRLAAEAGLVIALYNPISKTRPWQLGEAFAILRQVLPPHVPVIFGRAAGRPDERITVMPLGEADANRADMATCVIIGSPETRIVPRDGKPDLVYTPRSFTGESL; from the coding sequence ATGACCGGCAAGCTTTTCATCGTCGGCACGGGTCCCGGCAATCCGGCGCAGATGACGCCCGAGACACGCGAGGCGATTTCCGCCGCGACCGAGTTCTTCGGCTATGGCCCCTATCTCGACCGTCTCGATCTCAGGGCCGACCAGCACCGCATCGCCTCCGACAATCGCGAGGAACTGGACCGGGCCCAGGCGGCGCTCGTGCGCGCGGCGGCGGGCGCCGATGTCTGCGTTGTTTCGGGCGGCGATCCTGGCATCTTCGCCATGGCGGCCGCCGTCTGCGAGGCGATCGACAATGGCCCCGCGGAATGGCGCAAGGTCGATCTGGTGATCACGCCGGGCGTGACCGCCATGCTGGCCGTCGCCGCCCGGATCGGCGCGCCGCTCGGGCATGACTTCTGCGCCATGTCGCTGTCCGACAACCTGAAACCCTGGGAGGTGATCACGAAAAGGCTGCGGCTTGCCGCCGAGGCTGGGCTGGTGATCGCGCTCTACAACCCGATCAGCAAGACAAGGCCGTGGCAGCTCGGAGAGGCTTTCGCCATCCTGCGGCAGGTTCTGCCTCCTCACGTCCCGGTGATCTTCGGCCGCGCGGCCGGCCGCCCCGATGAGCGCATCACAGTGATGCCGCTCGGCGAGGCCGATGCCAACCGCGCCGACATGGCGACCTGCGTGATCATCGGCTCTCCGGAAACTCGCATCGTGCCGCGCGACGGCAAGCCCGATCTCGTCTATACGCCGCGGTCCTTTACCGGGGAAAGCCTCTGA
- the cobM gene encoding precorrin-4 C(11)-methyltransferase gives MTVHFIGAGPGAADLITVRGRDLIGRCPVCLYAGSIVSPELLQYCPPGARIVDTAPMSLDEIEAEYVRAAEAGEDVARLHSGDLSVWSAVAEQIRRLERHGIAYTMTPGVPAFAAAAATLGRELTIPAVAQSLVLTRVSGRASPMPNSETLAAFGATGSTLAIHLAIHALDRVVEELTPLYGADCPVAIVVKASWPDERVLRGTLGDIAARVALEPIERTALIFVGPGLEAADFRESSLYDPAYQRRFRGRE, from the coding sequence ATGACGGTTCATTTCATCGGCGCGGGTCCGGGTGCGGCAGATCTGATTACAGTCAGGGGCAGGGACCTGATTGGCCGCTGCCCGGTCTGCCTCTATGCCGGCTCGATCGTGTCGCCCGAGCTTCTGCAGTATTGCCCACCCGGCGCTCGCATCGTCGATACCGCGCCGATGTCGCTCGATGAGATCGAAGCGGAATATGTCCGCGCCGCAGAGGCCGGCGAGGACGTGGCTCGACTGCATTCGGGCGATCTTTCCGTCTGGAGCGCGGTCGCCGAACAGATCCGCCGGCTCGAGAGGCACGGCATTGCCTACACCATGACGCCCGGTGTGCCGGCTTTCGCGGCGGCCGCCGCAACGCTCGGCCGGGAGCTCACAATTCCGGCCGTGGCGCAAAGCCTGGTGCTGACTCGTGTTTCCGGCCGCGCCTCGCCGATGCCGAATAGCGAGACGCTTGCCGCTTTCGGCGCCACGGGCTCGACGCTGGCGATCCACCTGGCGATCCATGCGCTCGACCGGGTCGTCGAGGAGTTGACGCCGCTCTACGGCGCCGATTGCCCAGTTGCGATCGTCGTCAAGGCGTCCTGGCCGGACGAGCGGGTCCTGCGCGGCACGCTCGGCGATATCGCCGCCAGGGTCGCGCTCGAGCCGATCGAACGCACGGCGCTGATCTTCGTTGGCCCCGGCCTCGAAGCTGCGGACTTCCGCGAGAGTTCGCTCTACGACCCCGCCTATCAGCGCCGCTTTCGCGGCCGCGAATAG
- the cobG gene encoding precorrin-3B synthase, with amino-acid sequence MTSCATPRSDGADASMRRGACPSLAKPMQTGDGLLVRLRPATGRLTPAELRALAVAAEQFGNGILEVTARGNLQVRGLTAANVDGLASAIGEAGIVVADGVAIEMPPLAGIDTDEIADPRPLALALREAIAALDPPLKLAPKLSIIIDGGGRFHLDNIVADLRLKAVKTDDDVAWLLSLGGTAGTAQPVALLDGHEAVSGLLAVLRRLAAMGDAARGRDLDAAVVENELAGGAYSPATSILAMEPAVPVAGLHTLADGATVLGVGFAYAQADAASLTALLHKAEELGAAEIRLAPGHGLFVLGLDHETAAIMQGLAFSLGFRIAPDDPRNHIATCAGTGACASALMETKAVARVMVDAAPELLDGSLTVHLSGCPKGCARPSSAELTLVGAPSGYALVVNGTASVAPSAYTDANGIKSAFAHLGALVKENKDAGESARSCLTRLGAARIAAAFEQG; translated from the coding sequence ATGACAAGCTGTGCCACGCCCAGATCAGACGGGGCCGACGCATCCATGCGGCGGGGCGCTTGTCCGTCGCTTGCGAAGCCGATGCAGACCGGCGACGGATTGCTGGTCCGGCTGCGGCCCGCGACCGGCCGCTTGACACCAGCGGAACTGCGGGCGCTTGCGGTCGCCGCGGAGCAGTTCGGCAATGGCATCCTGGAAGTGACGGCGCGGGGCAACCTGCAGGTCCGGGGCCTGACAGCAGCAAACGTCGACGGCCTCGCATCCGCAATCGGCGAAGCAGGCATTGTGGTCGCCGACGGCGTCGCGATTGAAATGCCGCCACTTGCGGGGATCGATACGGACGAGATCGCCGATCCCCGTCCGCTGGCGCTGGCGCTGCGCGAAGCGATCGCCGCGCTCGATCCGCCTCTCAAGCTCGCGCCGAAGCTCTCGATCATCATCGACGGCGGCGGCCGCTTTCATCTCGACAACATCGTTGCCGACCTGCGTTTGAAGGCGGTGAAAACGGATGACGACGTGGCCTGGCTGCTTTCGCTAGGCGGCACGGCGGGCACGGCGCAGCCGGTCGCACTGCTCGATGGGCACGAAGCCGTTTCCGGCCTGCTTGCCGTTCTCCGCAGGCTTGCCGCCATGGGTGATGCCGCGCGTGGCCGTGATCTCGATGCGGCGGTGGTGGAAAACGAATTGGCCGGCGGAGCGTATTCGCCGGCGACGTCGATCCTGGCGATGGAACCGGCCGTGCCGGTTGCCGGGCTGCACACGCTTGCCGACGGCGCCACCGTGCTTGGCGTGGGCTTCGCCTACGCCCAGGCCGATGCGGCCAGCCTGACGGCTCTCCTGCACAAGGCCGAGGAACTGGGTGCGGCTGAGATCCGGCTTGCGCCGGGACACGGGCTGTTCGTGCTCGGACTCGATCATGAAACCGCTGCGATAATGCAAGGCCTCGCGTTCTCGTTGGGCTTTCGCATCGCCCCGGACGATCCGCGCAACCATATCGCCACCTGCGCCGGCACGGGAGCCTGCGCATCCGCACTGATGGAAACCAAAGCCGTGGCACGGGTCATGGTCGATGCCGCGCCCGAACTGCTCGACGGTTCGTTGACCGTGCATCTCTCCGGCTGTCCCAAGGGATGCGCGCGACCATCATCTGCGGAGCTGACGCTTGTCGGTGCGCCATCAGGATATGCGCTTGTCGTAAATGGTACTGCTTCCGTCGCGCCGAGCGCCTACACGGATGCGAATGGAATAAAATCCGCGTTCGCGCATCTCGGTGCGCTGGTCAAGGAAAACAAAGACGCTGGCGAATCGGCGCGGTCCTGTCTTACACGGCTCGGGGCCGCGCGCATCGCCGCCGCGTTTGAACAGGGATAG
- the mnhG gene encoding monovalent cation/H(+) antiporter subunit G, producing the protein MSHLTDLPTWAAFTVCGLLLFGATMTLIGSLGLLRLSDFYERLHAPTIATSGGTILICLASMLCFAVLQSRWIFHELLIIFFIMVTTPVTLALLGQAALYRDRFEERNGVPRKHKPESEKSAD; encoded by the coding sequence ATGAGCCACCTGACGGACCTGCCGACCTGGGCCGCCTTCACCGTCTGCGGTTTGCTGCTTTTCGGGGCGACGATGACGCTGATCGGTTCGCTCGGTCTGCTGCGCCTTTCCGACTTCTACGAACGCCTGCACGCCCCGACAATAGCGACCAGCGGCGGCACGATCCTGATCTGCCTGGCGTCGATGCTCTGCTTCGCCGTGCTGCAAAGCCGCTGGATCTTCCACGAGTTGCTGATCATCTTCTTCATCATGGTGACGACGCCGGTGACACTGGCGCTGCTTGGCCAGGCGGCGCTCTATCGCGACCGCTTTGAAGAACGAAACGGCGTGCCGCGCAAGCACAAGCCGGAAAGCGAGAAAAGCGCCGACTGA
- a CDS encoding precorrin-8X methylmutase — protein sequence MPDYDYIRDGNAIYERSFAIIRAEADLSGFSEEEADLAVRMVHACGSVEAARQFVFSPDFVSAARTALKNGAPIFCDAEMVAHGVTRARLPAGNDVICALRDPRTVALAAEIGNTRSAAALKLWGERMAGSVVAIGNAPTALFYLLEMLRDGAPKPAAILGMPVGFVGAAESKDALAENSYGVPFAIVRGRLGGSAMTAAALNSLARPGL from the coding sequence ATGCCGGACTACGACTATATTCGCGATGGCAACGCCATCTATGAGCGTTCCTTTGCGATCATCCGGGCGGAGGCCGATCTTTCCGGCTTTTCCGAGGAGGAAGCCGATCTCGCCGTGCGCATGGTGCATGCCTGCGGCTCGGTCGAGGCCGCACGCCAATTCGTCTTCTCGCCGGACTTCGTCTCCGCAGCGCGCACCGCGCTGAAGAACGGCGCACCGATCTTCTGCGACGCGGAAATGGTGGCGCATGGCGTGACGCGCGCGCGGCTGCCGGCGGGCAACGACGTCATCTGCGCGCTTCGCGATCCGCGAACGGTCGCGCTCGCGGCCGAGATCGGCAATACGCGCTCTGCGGCCGCGCTGAAACTCTGGGGCGAACGGATGGCCGGCTCCGTCGTTGCGATCGGCAACGCGCCGACAGCGCTTTTCTACCTGCTCGAAATGCTGCGTGACGGCGCGCCGAAGCCGGCGGCGATCCTCGGCATGCCGGTCGGCTTCGTCGGCGCGGCGGAATCGAAGGACGCGCTTGCCGAAAACTCGTATGGCGTCCCCTTCGCGATCGTGCGCGGCCGTCTTGGCGGCAGCGCAATGACGGCCGCGGCGCTCAACTCACTCGCGAGGCCGGGCCTGTGA
- a CDS encoding Na+/H+ antiporter subunit E — MRTWFPYPLLSTVLLVMWLLLNQSLAPGSILIGLVLGMVLGWVTLKLHPTRSHLHRIGRAAGFALEVIADIVRSNIAVASIILRARRYPANAGFLTVDLDLEDENALALLACIMTATPGTAWLEYDRHQKTLLFHVLDLQNEEIWRGTVKRYEAALKEIFQ; from the coding sequence ATGCGCACCTGGTTTCCCTATCCGCTGCTGTCGACCGTGCTGCTGGTCATGTGGTTGCTTCTGAACCAGTCGCTGGCGCCTGGCTCGATCCTCATCGGCCTCGTTCTCGGTATGGTGCTCGGCTGGGTGACGCTCAAGCTGCACCCCACAAGATCGCATCTACACCGCATCGGGCGTGCGGCTGGCTTCGCTCTTGAGGTCATCGCCGACATCGTCCGCTCAAACATCGCCGTTGCTTCGATCATCCTGCGCGCACGCCGCTACCCCGCGAATGCGGGCTTTCTGACCGTCGACCTCGATCTCGAAGATGAGAACGCCCTCGCGCTGCTGGCCTGCATCATGACGGCGACCCCCGGGACGGCATGGCTCGAATACGATCGCCACCAGAAGACCTTGCTTTTCCATGTGCTGGACCTGCAGAACGAGGAGATCTGGCGCGGGACGGTCAAGCGTTACGAAGCGGCGTTGAAGGAGATCTTCCAATGA
- the cobF gene encoding precorrin-6A synthase (deacetylating), with protein MRHILIIGIGAGNPEHVTIQAINALNKADVLFIPTKGAKKTELAEVRREICARYVTRSDSRTVEFAVPVRQTEGRSYSGSVDDWHGSIAAIHEALLLGELAEGQTGAFLVWGDPMLYDSTIRIVDRVKARGHVAFDFEVVPGITSLQALCASHRIPLNLVGKPVEITTGRRLAESFPDKSQTAVVMLDGEQAFEKIDDPDAAIYWGAYLGTPDEIIISGRLADVKEEILRVRAAARQRIGWIMDIYLLRKGADFDE; from the coding sequence ATGCGGCATATCCTGATTATCGGCATCGGTGCGGGCAATCCCGAACACGTGACCATTCAGGCAATCAACGCCCTCAACAAGGCCGACGTGCTGTTCATCCCGACCAAGGGGGCGAAGAAGACCGAGCTTGCCGAGGTCCGCCGCGAAATATGCGCGCGCTACGTGACGAGAAGCGACAGCCGCACGGTCGAGTTCGCCGTGCCGGTGCGCCAGACCGAGGGGCGGAGCTATAGCGGCAGCGTCGACGACTGGCACGGAAGCATTGCCGCGATCCATGAGGCACTGCTGCTCGGCGAGCTCGCCGAAGGCCAGACCGGTGCCTTCCTGGTCTGGGGCGACCCGATGCTTTACGACAGCACGATCCGCATTGTGGATCGCGTAAAAGCGCGAGGCCATGTGGCTTTCGATTTCGAAGTCGTTCCCGGTATAACCAGCCTTCAGGCGCTCTGCGCCAGCCACCGCATCCCGCTCAATCTCGTCGGCAAGCCGGTCGAGATCACCACCGGCAGGCGGCTGGCCGAAAGTTTTCCGGACAAGAGCCAAACGGCGGTGGTCATGCTCGACGGGGAGCAGGCGTTCGAGAAGATCGACGATCCGGACGCCGCCATCTACTGGGGCGCCTATCTTGGCACGCCGGACGAGATCATCATCTCCGGCCGTCTCGCGGACGTGAAGGAGGAGATCCTCAGGGTGCGGGCCGCGGCGCGGCAGCGCATCGGCTGGATCATGGATATCTACCTGCTGCGCAAAGGCGCCGATTTCGACGAGTAA
- the ung gene encoding uracil-DNA glycosylase — MEPTIRLEETWKTALAPEFSSAYMGELKRFLLGEKNEGRQIFPRGSEYFRALDLTPLDKVRVVILGQDPYHGDGQAHGLCFSVRPGVRTPPSLVNIYKELRDDLGIPPARHGFLESWARQGVLLLNSVLTVERGRAASHQGRGWERFTDAVIRVINEQQQPVVFMLWGSYAQRKAAFVDQSRHLVLKAAHPSPLSAHSGFLGCRHFSKANDFLVSKGFDPIDWRLPETPELVDGL; from the coding sequence ATGGAACCGACGATCAGGCTCGAGGAAACCTGGAAGACCGCATTGGCCCCGGAATTCTCAAGCGCCTACATGGGCGAACTCAAGCGCTTCCTGCTTGGGGAAAAGAACGAGGGGCGGCAGATCTTCCCGAGGGGCAGCGAATATTTTCGCGCGCTCGATTTGACGCCGCTCGACAAGGTGCGTGTCGTCATCCTCGGCCAGGATCCCTACCACGGCGACGGGCAGGCGCACGGGCTTTGCTTCAGCGTGCGGCCAGGCGTGCGCACGCCACCGTCGCTCGTCAATATCTACAAGGAGCTCCGGGACGATCTCGGCATACCGCCCGCCCGCCACGGCTTCCTGGAGAGCTGGGCACGCCAGGGCGTGCTGCTCCTGAACAGCGTGTTGACGGTCGAACGGGGACGGGCGGCCTCGCACCAGGGGCGCGGCTGGGAGCGTTTCACCGACGCCGTCATCCGGGTGATCAACGAGCAGCAGCAACCGGTTGTCTTCATGCTATGGGGCTCCTACGCGCAAAGAAAGGCCGCCTTTGTCGATCAATCGCGGCATCTCGTGCTGAAGGCAGCGCACCCTTCTCCGCTCTCCGCACATTCGGGCTTTCTCGGTTGCCGACATTTCTCGAAGGCGAATGATTTCCTCGTCTCCAAGGGCTTCGATCCGATTGACTGGCGGTTGCCGGAAACCCCGGAGCTTGTCGACGGTCTGTGA
- a CDS encoding cobalt-precorrin-6A reductase translates to MAEALFDMSAMDRPRILILGGTTEARQLAERLAADPRYDAAISLAGRTADPRPQPLATRVGGFGGADGLAAFLKAENVALLIDATHPFAARISHNAAAAAATTGTPIFALRRPAWELERGDRWTRVESVAEAVSALGGAPRRVFLAIGRQDAFHFEKAPEHRYVVRSVDPVTPPLALPDVTAILACGPFAEADEIDLLEEHGIDVVVAKNSGGTATYGKIAAARKLGIEVIMVERHKPADVPSVGDCDEALERIHQRLSPVKDRGV, encoded by the coding sequence ATGGCCGAAGCGCTGTTCGACATGTCAGCCATGGACAGACCTCGCATTCTGATCCTCGGCGGCACGACCGAGGCGCGGCAACTGGCCGAGCGTCTTGCGGCCGATCCTCGCTACGATGCGGCCATCTCGCTCGCAGGCCGCACCGCCGACCCGCGCCCGCAACCACTGGCGACCCGCGTCGGCGGTTTCGGCGGCGCAGACGGGCTTGCCGCCTTCCTCAAGGCGGAGAATGTCGCGCTGCTGATCGATGCGACGCACCCCTTCGCCGCCCGCATATCTCACAATGCCGCCGCGGCGGCGGCGACGACCGGAACGCCCATTTTTGCGCTCCGCCGCCCCGCCTGGGAGCTTGAACGCGGAGACCGCTGGACGCGCGTCGAGAGCGTGGCCGAGGCCGTGTCCGCACTCGGTGGGGCGCCGCGCCGCGTTTTCCTGGCGATCGGCCGGCAGGACGCGTTCCACTTCGAGAAGGCCCCGGAACATCGGTACGTCGTTCGCAGCGTAGACCCCGTGACGCCGCCGCTCGCCCTGCCCGACGTCACCGCAATTCTTGCCTGTGGTCCTTTCGCGGAAGCGGACGAGATCGACCTCCTCGAGGAGCATGGCATCGACGTCGTCGTCGCCAAGAACAGCGGCGGCACCGCGACCTATGGCAAGATCGCCGCCGCACGCAAGCTCGGGATCGAAGTGATCATGGTCGAGCGCCACAAGCCCGCCGACGTGCCGTCGGTCGGCGATTGCGATGAGGCGCTCGAACGCATCCATCAGAGGCTTTCCCCGGTAAAGGACCGCGGCGTATAG